Part of the Amorphus orientalis genome is shown below.
TGCGTGAGACGGGCTCGCGCAACACGAACGCCGCGATCAGGGTCGCGAACAGGATGCTCGATTCCCGAAGCCCCGCGACCAGCGCGATCGGCACCTGTGTGAACGCCCAGACGATGATCCAGTAGGAGGCAACCGACATCGCCCCTGCGCCGAGACCGGGTTTCCAGGATGCGCGCAGGCCGGAGAAGGCCGCATCTCCGCGCGTTACCAGCGCATAGAGCACCATCAGCGCGGCATCGCCGACGAACATCCACAGAATGTAGCCCGAGGCGGTCTCCGCGACCCGGGCGCCGACACCGTCGACCAGGGTGTAGGCGGCGGTGAAGCAGGCCGTCCCCAGCGCGTAGGCGAGCGCCCTGCCCTGCATTCGGCCGAGCCCGGAGCGGTTGAGCGCAAGGGTCAGAATGCCGGCCGAGATCGCCAGCACAGCGGCAAGCGCCAGCGCATCGAACCGGGCCCCGAGAAAGAGCGCCGATACCACCGTGACAATCAACGGCGCGGTGCCTCTCGCCATCGGATAGGCCTGGCTCAGGTCGGCGTGGGTGTAGGCGCGCACGAGAAAGAGCTTGTAGCCGACATGGAGGACGGCAGAGGCAACGATCCAGGGCCAGGCGGCCAGGTCCGGCTGATCCACGAAGGGAAGAAGCGGCAGCGCGATCGCTGCCTGCCCGACCGTCAGGAGCAGCATCGTCGTTGCCCGGTCGAGCCCGACCTTGACCAGCGAATTCCAGCCCGCGTGCAAGAAGGCGGCAAGGAGCACCGCTGCGAAGACGTGGTTCTCCATCCCTCAGCCCCCGCCTCGCCGCTCGATGTCATGTGCCATGACGCCTTATCGCGGATGAAGGACCGTTGGAAAAACAACGATATTTCCGGAAATATGTGATAAAAAATCACATGAAGCGCGGCACCCTTCCCCTCACCGCCCTCAGGGCCTTCGAGGCGACCATGCGGCACGGCCAGATGCGGCTGGCCGCCGACGAGCTCGGCGTCACCCATGGCGCGATCAGTCGCCAGGTGCGCGGCCTGGAGGACATGCTCGGCGTCGTGTTGTTCGAAGGTCCGCGCAACAGGCTCGCCCCAAGCGAGGCGGCACTTGCGCTGCAACCGGCGCTCACCGAGGCCTTCGACGGGATCGAGACCGCGATCGAGCGGATCGTCGCCCGGGAACGCCGAGTGATCGACGTGTCCTGCACCAGCACGCTGGCGATGCGCTGGCTGATCCCACAGCTCGTCCATTTCCAGGCCGAGCATCCGGAGATCGAGATCCGCCTGACGGCCGACCACGGACCGGTCGACTTTTCCCGCCACAGCTTCGATGTCGCAATCCGGGTGGGCGCCGGCCCCTGGCCCGACGGCGCCGTGCTGGAGCTTTTTCCCGACCGGGTCGGCCCGGTGCTCAGCCCGAAACTGCTGCCCCTCGTCGAGGCCGGAACGGTGCTCGATGTCCCGCTGCTGCACACCAGCACCCGGCCGGACGCCTGGCCCGACTGGTGTCGGCAAACCGGCCTGCCCGACCCCGACGGCGGCCGCGTGTTCGAGCATTTCTATTTCATGCTGGAGGCCGCGACCGCCGGTCTGGGGGCAGCGATCGCCCCGGACGTGCTGATCCGCGACGACCTGGCCGCCGGCCGCCTCGTCGCCCCGTTCGGGTTCCACCCGTCCGGCCTTTCCTATGTCGCCCTATCACCGCCACGGGCGTGCCGCGACGCGGAGACGTTCGTCGCCTGGCTCGCCGTCCGCGCCGAGCTCCTCCCGCAGGCGTAACGCTCTCCGGGACAAGCAGGACTTGGGATCCGTGCTCCCTGGTAGCACCGGCGATGTCGTCGCTGGCGGCAGCTTCATCCGCATGCGCTCTTCCGCATTTCGCGCCGGGATCAAACCAAACGAGGTCCGGCGGCGGCGGGACGACCTAGCCTCCCTTTTCGCCGAGGGTGCGCATCGTCTCGAGCCACTTGGCGCGCCGCTCCGGCGAGGCTGCCTCGACCATGCCGAACAGGGTCTCGCGGATCGGACGGACGCCGACGACGGCGAGGATGCTGCGCTCGAACGACTTCGTGCCGTGGCCGCCGAACCAGATCCGGAACACCGGAGCCGGCATGCCCATGGTCGCCACGATGCGCGCCGACTTGCCCTTCAGCCGCCCCTTCGGCCACCCCGAGCCGTTGCCCGTGTCGAACCAGTCCTTGCGGTGAAGCGCCTGCTCGAAGAAGCCCTTGGTCAGCGCCGGCAGCGTGCCCAGCCACAGCGGAAACACGACGACGAGATGGTCGGCCGCCAGGATCGCCTTCTGCGCCGCAACCAGGCCGGGCGGCACCGGCGCTTCGTCGAACTCCGCCGGAGAGCGCAGCATCGGGAAGTCCAGTTGCGCCACGTCGATCACGGTGACGGCGTGGCCGGCGTCCCGCGCCGCTCCTTCATAGGCATCGGCCAGTCCCCGGCAGAGATGGCCTGGATCGGGGTCCGGGTGGCCCTGGATCAGGGCGATGGACTTCGGCTGGGCGGACACCATGGAGCGCCTCGCAAAACGGGCTGCGGGAAGCGCCAAGCTTCGCTCTTTTGACGACCCGTGTCCTTGCGCCAGATCACCCGGAGCGCACGCAAAACCGACACGAGC
Proteins encoded:
- a CDS encoding DMT family transporter, with product MENHVFAAVLLAAFLHAGWNSLVKVGLDRATTMLLLTVGQAAIALPLLPFVDQPDLAAWPWIVASAVLHVGYKLFLVRAYTHADLSQAYPMARGTAPLIVTVVSALFLGARFDALALAAVLAISAGILTLALNRSGLGRMQGRALAYALGTACFTAAYTLVDGVGARVAETASGYILWMFVGDAALMVLYALVTRGDAAFSGLRASWKPGLGAGAMSVASYWIIVWAFTQVPIALVAGLRESSILFATLIAAFVLREPVSRSRWASVGLIAAGVVLMKL
- a CDS encoding LysR substrate-binding domain-containing protein; the protein is MKRGTLPLTALRAFEATMRHGQMRLAADELGVTHGAISRQVRGLEDMLGVVLFEGPRNRLAPSEAALALQPALTEAFDGIETAIERIVARERRVIDVSCTSTLAMRWLIPQLVHFQAEHPEIEIRLTADHGPVDFSRHSFDVAIRVGAGPWPDGAVLELFPDRVGPVLSPKLLPLVEAGTVLDVPLLHTSTRPDAWPDWCRQTGLPDPDGGRVFEHFYFMLEAATAGLGAAIAPDVLIRDDLAAGRLVAPFGFHPSGLSYVALSPPRACRDAETFVAWLAVRAELLPQA
- a CDS encoding NAD(P)H-dependent oxidoreductase, which translates into the protein MVSAQPKSIALIQGHPDPDPGHLCRGLADAYEGAARDAGHAVTVIDVAQLDFPMLRSPAEFDEAPVPPGLVAAQKAILAADHLVVVFPLWLGTLPALTKGFFEQALHRKDWFDTGNGSGWPKGRLKGKSARIVATMGMPAPVFRIWFGGHGTKSFERSILAVVGVRPIRETLFGMVEAASPERRAKWLETMRTLGEKGG